A window of Bacteroidota bacterium contains these coding sequences:
- a CDS encoding translocation/assembly module TamB, translating to MLVAVMLLFLVGVYALMRSSTIQTFLSHKVATYLSEKLKTEVQVGSVDFELFRTFVINDVFVRDLHKDTLVYAGQLKLSVKNFNINKNVFNLKSIEVVNTRFNLVQYKNEHDLNFQFIVDAFDNGDTSHTKSKPMYVWCHNFELKNVDFSYRYENDTTPNYGINFNDAHVKHVNARLSNFYVEGDTLNGRIDNLTAVEKSGFIIKRFTSEVRICGQFMNFKNLDFTTNNSHVVTDLLSFKSKNWRDYNNFEENVYMSAIFKRSIVEMEDISYFAPELEGIKKMLTLSGDVHGKVNDLKGRKVNIAFGKSSFLNGDFDLNGLPYLKETFVHLKIEALSTNQTDLETLPNYPFTDKTYLKLPHNIERLGQMNFKGNFTGFYNDFVAYGNLNTQIGSISSDIQMKQASAEAPVTYKGKLKSNAFDIGTYYGLADVMRNITLDIDIEGKGLNINNISADIKGKVFSFEFQKYNYRNIDVKGNFAKNIFNGQFAVEDENVALNFDGDIDLTGKLPYLNFKSEIRKANLSNLNLFKTKNKIDFSTTAIVNLTGDDIDNLIGSIRLTNTHLIQNEKSVDVQNFLLNSTINKDNRSLQLLSDFADAEIKGQFSLNELQAAVQKMIESYIPSIIATTKTKVEPSPQNFEFTLLTKQSEDVSRVLFEKLCLHKATLIQGDFHSTKNTFKLNVTAPEIDIADRNLKEFEIRSQTESEKINLVVKANNLALGSNNNVRKIIFYTNAFQDSLKFKLQWINDDVLNNKGKLSGYAAFNSAQNVNIHFLPSEIFVEDSLWTISKNNLIQIKSDSIHFSDFALTHNAQSLKVDGLISSKNSDLLNISLSNFNLNILNPLLRQDDITLGGIVDGNTTISGIRTNLVFTSALKFKGFSFNDELLGDGSVMSLWDDSKESIAINGRFLRGDIPTISASGFYYPFRNENSLDFELAFQKTQLKLLEKYTTDVVSHINGTATGDLFLSGSLKKPILTGSLEIQKGGFLVDYINTNYTFSSTVIFKNGLITIPGFILYDANGNKAKAEGVVTHNYFNDIRFEFNLDANKFYCLNTNAAQNNLYYGKAFASGLIKIYGDLKNVNFDIDARTEKGTQFNIPLSGSEEISENKFVTFINKNDTASKVKNAYEVDLSGIQLNFDLDVTPDADVQLIFDSKIGDVIKGNGSGNLKMQINTLGQFNMYGDYTINNGDYLFTLKNVINKRFKIDQGGTIAWNGDPYDADVNINAIYKVRTSLFELLQDTSSAYKKRVPVDVVLHMADKLFNPTINFDINLPNSDERIKSEVRSAIGYESEADLNKQVFSLLVLGRFFPPSEQKNNTTANNDIGLTSNSSELLSNQISNWLSQTNDLLKIGVKYRPGDEITNKELQVAVSTELFNDRVSIDGNVGVANNPYSASNIVGDVNVEYKINRDGKFRVKAFNQSNDYTTIANNGPYKQGLGLFYREEFDTWGELIRRYREKVRSIRAPKTPEFGTDGESLSK from the coding sequence GTGCTTGTTGCGGTAATGCTCCTGTTTTTGGTGGGAGTATATGCCCTTATGCGCAGCAGTACTATCCAAACTTTCCTAAGCCATAAAGTGGCTACCTACCTCAGCGAAAAATTAAAAACAGAAGTGCAAGTAGGTAGTGTCGATTTTGAACTCTTCCGAACATTTGTTATTAACGATGTGTTTGTGCGCGATTTACATAAGGATACACTCGTTTATGCCGGACAATTAAAATTGAGTGTAAAGAATTTTAACATCAATAAAAATGTATTTAACTTAAAAAGCATTGAAGTGGTTAATACGCGTTTTAATTTGGTGCAATACAAAAATGAGCACGATCTTAATTTTCAGTTTATCGTGGATGCCTTTGATAACGGCGATACCAGCCATACCAAAAGTAAGCCCATGTATGTGTGGTGCCATAATTTTGAATTAAAAAATGTTGATTTTTCGTACCGATATGAAAACGATACCACACCTAATTATGGCATTAATTTTAACGATGCACATGTGAAGCACGTGAATGCTCGACTAAGCAATTTTTATGTGGAAGGCGACACCCTTAACGGTCGCATCGATAACCTCACCGCAGTCGAAAAAAGTGGATTTATTATTAAACGATTTACCTCCGAAGTGCGCATTTGCGGGCAATTCATGAATTTTAAAAACCTCGATTTTACTACCAACAACAGCCATGTGGTAACTGACTTGCTGAGTTTTAAATCTAAAAACTGGCGCGACTACAACAATTTTGAGGAAAATGTTTACATGTCGGCCATTTTTAAGCGCTCTATTGTGGAGATGGAAGATATTTCCTATTTCGCTCCTGAATTAGAAGGAATCAAAAAAATGCTTACCCTTAGCGGGGATGTGCATGGAAAAGTGAACGATTTAAAAGGTCGCAAAGTAAATATTGCTTTTGGCAAAAGTTCTTTTCTTAACGGAGATTTCGATTTAAATGGCTTGCCTTACCTAAAAGAAACATTTGTACACTTAAAAATAGAAGCACTAAGTACTAATCAAACCGATTTGGAAACCCTTCCCAATTATCCTTTTACGGATAAAACGTATTTAAAATTGCCGCACAATATTGAGCGCTTAGGGCAAATGAATTTTAAAGGAAATTTTACCGGATTTTATAATGATTTTGTTGCTTATGGAAATTTAAATACACAAATAGGCTCCATCTCTTCAGATATCCAAATGAAGCAAGCATCCGCAGAAGCGCCGGTAACCTACAAAGGAAAACTAAAAAGCAATGCCTTTGATATAGGCACATATTACGGTTTGGCTGATGTGATGCGCAATATAACGCTCGACATTGATATAGAAGGGAAAGGACTTAACATTAATAACATAAGCGCGGATATTAAAGGAAAAGTATTCAGCTTTGAATTTCAAAAATACAATTACCGTAACATTGATGTGAAAGGAAATTTTGCTAAAAATATATTCAACGGTCAATTTGCTGTTGAAGACGAAAATGTTGCGCTCAACTTTGACGGAGATATTGATTTAACCGGAAAACTACCCTACCTCAATTTTAAAAGCGAAATCCGAAAAGCCAATCTTTCTAACCTAAATTTATTTAAAACAAAAAATAAAATTGATTTTTCAACTACTGCAATTGTTAACCTAACCGGTGATGACATTGACAATTTAATAGGGAGTATAAGGTTAACAAATACCCATCTTATTCAAAATGAAAAATCAGTAGATGTTCAAAATTTCTTGCTCAATTCCACTATTAACAAAGATAATAGGTCCTTGCAATTGCTTTCCGACTTTGCCGATGCAGAAATTAAAGGTCAGTTTAGCCTAAATGAATTGCAAGCTGCTGTACAAAAAATGATTGAAAGTTATATTCCATCTATTATTGCAACTACCAAGACAAAAGTAGAACCTTCTCCACAGAATTTCGAATTTACCTTACTTACCAAACAATCAGAAGACGTTAGTCGTGTGCTTTTTGAAAAACTTTGCTTGCATAAAGCCACGCTCATTCAAGGTGATTTTCATTCCACAAAGAATACTTTCAAACTAAATGTAACAGCTCCTGAAATTGATATTGCAGATAGGAATTTAAAAGAGTTTGAAATTCGTTCTCAAACCGAAAGTGAAAAAATAAACTTGGTTGTTAAAGCAAATAACTTAGCATTAGGTAGCAACAACAATGTGCGAAAAATTATTTTTTACACCAATGCTTTTCAAGACAGTTTAAAATTTAAATTGCAATGGATAAATGACGATGTGCTTAATAATAAAGGAAAACTTAGTGGGTATGCAGCATTCAATTCTGCTCAAAACGTAAATATTCATTTTCTTCCTTCCGAAATTTTTGTGGAAGATTCGCTCTGGACCATCAGTAAAAATAACCTTATTCAAATTAAATCCGACAGTATACATTTTAGTGATTTTGCACTCACTCACAACGCTCAGTCACTTAAAGTGGACGGTTTAATTTCGAGTAAAAACTCCGACTTACTTAATATTAGCCTCAGTAATTTTAATTTAAATATTCTAAATCCGTTGCTGCGTCAAGACGATATTACCTTGGGTGGTATTGTGGATGGAAATACCACCATTTCAGGAATACGTACTAATTTGGTGTTTACTTCTGCATTAAAATTTAAAGGCTTTAGTTTCAATGATGAACTATTGGGAGATGGCTCAGTAATGAGTTTGTGGGACGATTCAAAAGAATCAATAGCCATTAATGGACGCTTTTTAAGAGGCGATATTCCCACCATTTCAGCAAGCGGTTTCTACTATCCTTTTCGGAATGAAAATAGTCTCGATTTTGAATTAGCCTTCCAAAAAACACAATTAAAACTCCTCGAAAAATATACAACCGATGTAGTAAGCCATATTAACGGAACAGCAACAGGTGATTTATTCTTATCAGGATCTTTAAAAAAACCAATTCTAACAGGCTCACTCGAAATTCAAAAAGGGGGTTTCTTAGTCGATTATATTAATACCAATTACACCTTTAGCTCCACGGTAATTTTCAAAAATGGACTTATCACCATACCCGGTTTTATACTCTACGATGCCAATGGTAATAAGGCGAAAGCGGAAGGGGTAGTAACCCACAATTATTTTAACGATATCCGTTTCGAATTTAATTTGGATGCCAATAAGTTTTACTGCCTCAATACCAATGCGGCTCAAAATAATTTATATTATGGTAAAGCCTTTGCGTCGGGCTTGATAAAGATTTACGGGGATTTAAAAAATGTAAATTTTGATATTGATGCCAGAACCGAAAAAGGTACTCAATTCAATATTCCCTTATCCGGTTCTGAAGAAATTAGTGAAAACAAATTTGTAACTTTTATCAATAAAAATGACACTGCTTCTAAAGTAAAAAATGCCTACGAAGTCGATTTATCGGGCATTCAACTGAATTTCGATTTGGATGTTACACCGGATGCAGATGTGCAATTAATCTTTGATTCCAAAATAGGTGATGTCATTAAAGGCAACGGAAGTGGTAATCTTAAAATGCAAATCAACACGCTTGGGCAGTTCAACATGTATGGCGATTATACTATTAACAACGGAGACTATTTGTTTACGCTCAAAAATGTAATCAATAAGCGCTTTAAAATCGATCAGGGCGGAACCATTGCTTGGAATGGAGATCCTTACGATGCCGATGTAAATATAAATGCCATCTATAAAGTACGTACTTCCTTGTTTGAATTGTTACAAGATACCAGCAGTGCTTACAAAAAACGTGTACCGGTAGATGTAGTGCTTCACATGGCTGATAAGCTTTTTAATCCCACCATTAATTTCGATATAAATTTACCCAACTCCGACGAGCGAATTAAAAGCGAAGTGCGCAGCGCCATTGGCTACGAAAGCGAAGCCGATTTAAATAAGCAAGTATTTTCATTGCTTGTATTAGGCAGATTTTTTCCTCCTTCCGAACAAAAAAACAATACCACCGCGAATAACGATATTGGACTCACATCCAACTCTTCTGAGCTGCTATCCAATCAAATCAGCAACTGGCTGTCTCAAACCAACGACTTGTTAAAAATTGGAGTCAAATACCGACCGGGCGACGAAATCACCAACAAAGAATTGCAAGTTGCAGTTTCTACTGAATTGTTCAATGATCGTGTTTCCATTGATGGAAATGTGGGTGTTGCAAATAATCCTTATTCGGCAAGTAATATTGTTGGTGATGTGAACGTGGAATATAAAATTAACCGCGATGGAAAATTTAGAGTCAAGGCATTTAATCAAAGCAACGATTACACTACTATTGCTAATAACGGTCCGTACAAACAAGGACTTGGGCTGTTTTACAGAGAAGAATTCGATACTTGGGGCGAATTAATTAGAAGGTACCGAGAAAAGGTGCGCAGCATCAGAGCCCCTAAAACACCTGAGTTTGGGACGGATGGAGAAAGTTTAAGTAAATAA
- a CDS encoding T9SS type A sorting domain-containing protein, with the protein MKRLFLLNLIMLLSIYTSFAQLVLVQNDSIPVKINGSFLKNAWAGGINYGQFSTIDLNFDGLKDLVVFDRTGNKILPFINNGTPDSIDYSYAPKYISKFPNLLDWALFVDYNGDGKEDIFTYSQGGFSVFTNISGPGIGLFFRLDKYIVKSHYSAAPNDYLGLYVSRVDIPALVDVDYDGDIDVLTFDINSGSEIEFHRNMSMENYGVPDSLNDFKLDASCWGGFLANTTNTVTLHVACKPAPSTPYYDTTLIDKTLHVGSTELALDMDNDHDYDMLLGGVSTNDLNLLTNGGNSISASISSQENFFPAANVPIDITIFPAAFYLDVNNDGQKDLIAAPNAGNSSENFNSAWYYKDVDTTAACSFSYQTSSFMQNQMIEVGEGAYPAFFDYNGDGLKDLVVGNYGYFNAGGSYSCKLALFKNIGSTIQPQFELVSRDYAGLSVYNLSNLNPDFGDVDGDGDMDMVIGTNNNAGSILYFENLAGAGNTANFVLANATLLTVVGQFPAPQLVDVNRDGKVDLLIGIRNGTLSYYQNVSTIGNVNFSQISTNFGNVSVAPYGAFIGYCSPKLVDESGTYHLYAGNVDGNIYHYDSIDGNLNGTFALKDTLYSDINEGDRLALAFSDLNSDGYMDMVLGNYSGGLTFYKGKQKVTGLASLDLKNSPVLNLFPNPAKDFVQVRIVNELPSTKKTIRIYNVLGKLIAQSEITSNNILFETQEWSKGIYYCKVEVAETSLMKKFAVVK; encoded by the coding sequence ATGAAACGGTTATTTCTCCTAAATTTAATTATGCTGTTGAGTATTTACACAAGTTTTGCTCAGCTTGTATTGGTACAAAATGATTCCATTCCGGTAAAAATAAATGGCAGTTTTTTAAAAAATGCTTGGGCAGGTGGAATAAATTATGGACAATTTTCGACCATCGATTTGAATTTTGATGGGTTAAAAGATTTAGTTGTTTTTGACAGAACCGGAAATAAAATTCTACCATTTATTAATAACGGAACGCCTGATAGCATTGATTATAGCTATGCACCTAAATATATTTCAAAATTCCCAAATTTGCTGGATTGGGCTTTGTTTGTGGATTATAACGGAGATGGCAAAGAAGATATTTTTACCTATTCACAAGGTGGATTTTCAGTATTTACAAATATCTCTGGTCCAGGAATAGGCTTGTTTTTTCGTTTAGATAAATACATTGTAAAATCCCATTATTCAGCCGCTCCTAATGATTACTTAGGCTTGTATGTTAGTCGGGTAGATATTCCAGCCTTGGTAGATGTGGATTATGATGGTGATATTGATGTGCTGACATTTGATATTAATAGCGGATCGGAAATTGAGTTTCACCGAAATATGTCGATGGAAAATTATGGTGTTCCGGATAGCTTAAATGATTTTAAATTAGATGCCAGTTGTTGGGGAGGCTTTCTAGCAAATACAACAAATACCGTAACCTTGCATGTGGCCTGTAAACCGGCGCCAAGCACCCCCTATTACGATACTACTTTAATTGATAAAACACTTCATGTAGGCTCAACCGAACTAGCTTTGGATATGGATAACGATCACGACTATGATATGTTATTAGGCGGTGTTAGCACCAATGACTTAAATTTATTAACGAATGGAGGTAATAGTATTTCTGCCAGTATATCTTCGCAAGAAAATTTTTTTCCGGCGGCTAATGTGCCCATCGATATTACCATTTTTCCGGCTGCATTTTATTTGGATGTAAACAATGATGGGCAAAAAGATTTGATAGCTGCTCCTAACGCAGGAAACTCTTCAGAGAATTTTAACAGTGCTTGGTATTACAAAGATGTGGATACCACGGCAGCTTGTAGCTTTTCTTATCAAACCAGTTCGTTTATGCAAAATCAAATGATTGAAGTAGGCGAGGGGGCTTATCCAGCTTTTTTTGATTACAATGGCGATGGCTTAAAAGATTTAGTAGTAGGAAATTATGGCTATTTTAATGCAGGAGGAAGCTATTCTTGTAAACTGGCATTGTTTAAAAACATTGGTAGCACTATTCAACCCCAATTTGAATTAGTAAGCCGTGATTATGCAGGTCTTTCTGTTTATAATTTGTCTAATTTGAATCCCGATTTTGGAGATGTGGATGGGGATGGCGATATGGATATGGTAATTGGAACGAATAATAATGCCGGTAGCATTTTGTATTTCGAAAACCTTGCCGGTGCCGGAAATACAGCAAATTTTGTATTGGCCAATGCTACTTTACTAACTGTTGTTGGGCAGTTTCCGGCTCCTCAATTGGTGGATGTGAACAGAGATGGGAAAGTTGATTTGTTAATTGGGATTAGAAACGGGACATTAAGTTATTACCAAAATGTTTCTACGATTGGCAATGTGAATTTTTCACAAATCTCTACCAATTTTGGAAATGTTAGTGTTGCTCCATACGGTGCTTTTATTGGCTATTGTTCACCAAAGTTGGTGGACGAATCAGGTACGTATCATTTGTATGCCGGCAATGTGGATGGTAACATATATCATTACGACTCTATCGATGGTAATTTGAACGGAACCTTTGCACTTAAGGATACATTGTATAGTGATATAAATGAAGGTGACCGACTAGCACTTGCCTTTTCCGACCTAAATAGTGATGGGTATATGGATATGGTGCTTGGGAATTATTCCGGTGGTTTAACGTTTTACAAAGGGAAGCAAAAAGTAACCGGTTTAGCATCGCTCGACCTGAAAAATAGTCCCGTGTTGAATTTATTTCCTAATCCTGCCAAAGATTTCGTGCAAGTTAGAATTGTTAACGAATTGCCTTCCACTAAAAAAACAATTCGAATTTATAATGTATTAGGCAAGCTCATCGCGCAAAGCGAAATAACTTCAAACAACATCCTATTTGAAACCCAAGAATGGAGCAAAGGAATTTATTATTGTAAAGTGGAAGTAGCTGAAACAAGCTTGATGAAAAAATTTGCAGTTGTGAAATAA
- the ttcA gene encoding tRNA 2-thiocytidine(32) synthetase TtcA — protein MKFMLNEREDKLIHTLRKSFWDLNKEFELISPGDKIMVCLSGGKDSYTMLDILLHVQVVMKHEIDIIAVNLDQKQPDFPEHILPEYLSALNVNFEVVERDTYSIVTEKIQAGKTMCSLCSRLRRGILYDTASRLGVTKIALGHHREDILETFFLNLFFSGKLEAMPAKFRTDDDRHTVIRPLAYAKEKDITTYAAQRNFPIIPCNLCGSQENMQRKIIKQLMTDWEEKYPNRKEIIYNALKNIHPSHLYDSNLFDFKNLVLQD, from the coding sequence ATGAAATTTATGCTAAACGAACGCGAAGACAAATTAATACACACACTCCGAAAATCATTTTGGGACCTTAATAAAGAATTCGAATTAATTTCACCCGGTGATAAAATAATGGTATGCCTTTCGGGAGGTAAGGACAGTTATACCATGCTCGATATTTTGCTACATGTGCAAGTGGTGATGAAACATGAAATTGATATTATTGCTGTGAACCTCGACCAAAAACAACCCGACTTTCCGGAGCATATTTTGCCCGAATACTTAAGTGCGTTAAACGTAAATTTTGAAGTCGTTGAACGTGATACCTATTCGATTGTAACTGAAAAAATTCAAGCCGGTAAAACGATGTGTAGTCTATGCTCTAGGCTTCGAAGAGGCATTCTTTATGATACAGCTTCCCGCTTGGGCGTGACAAAAATTGCCTTAGGACATCATCGTGAAGATATATTAGAAACCTTTTTTCTAAATTTATTTTTTAGCGGTAAGTTGGAAGCTATGCCTGCAAAATTCCGAACAGATGATGACAGGCATACGGTTATACGCCCGCTTGCTTATGCTAAGGAAAAGGACATTACTACTTATGCAGCGCAACGCAATTTTCCCATTATACCCTGCAATTTATGCGGCTCACAAGAAAATATGCAACGTAAAATAATTAAACAACTGATGACAGATTGGGAGGAAAAATATCCTAATCGAAAGGAAATAATTTACAATGCACTTAAAAACATACATCCCTCCCACTTATACGACAGCAATTTATTTGATTTTAAAAATTTAGTACTGCAGGATTAA
- a CDS encoding FkbM family methyltransferase — protein sequence MTKSALEFVKEGPSFTVVDAGCRNGFTDLRGLHDNIHFIGFDPAVTIQKPSVKFLSEKFFPFGLYSSSGTFNFFECAHPSMSSMLEVDEALFLAHFGLMNNSKEWLNQLKLTSRSSIKTQTLDELAVQEKTTAIDFLKLDTQGTELMILQGAKQLLKERRIKLIKCEVAFVSVYKGQSLFHELASYLYTFGYKLAELQVYPEAKYQHGAAAIELSNFKEQIRYASGGDALFYLDIDLSAKEALIMGLMLASEGIFSLSFQQLTQAGLAQTEIIKLFEYFKKQKHTSGPSRIRALLKQQINAIKNSDL from the coding sequence ATGACTAAGTCGGCTCTTGAATTTGTAAAGGAAGGCCCAAGTTTTACTGTGGTGGATGCCGGTTGCAGAAATGGTTTTACCGACCTTCGCGGCTTGCATGATAATATTCATTTTATTGGCTTTGATCCAGCAGTTACCATACAAAAGCCATCTGTTAAGTTTTTATCTGAAAAATTCTTTCCATTCGGTTTATATAGTTCTTCAGGAACCTTTAATTTTTTTGAATGCGCGCATCCTTCGATGTCATCAATGCTTGAAGTTGATGAGGCTTTATTTTTGGCACATTTTGGACTGATGAACAATTCTAAGGAATGGTTGAATCAGTTGAAACTTACAAGTAGGTCGAGTATTAAAACCCAAACCTTAGATGAGCTGGCTGTTCAAGAAAAGACAACTGCAATTGATTTTTTAAAATTGGATACGCAGGGCACTGAATTGATGATTTTACAAGGTGCTAAGCAACTTTTAAAGGAAAGGAGGATTAAATTAATAAAATGCGAGGTGGCATTTGTCTCTGTTTACAAAGGTCAGTCGCTTTTTCATGAATTGGCAAGCTACCTATATACCTTTGGTTATAAATTGGCTGAGTTGCAAGTTTATCCTGAAGCAAAGTACCAGCATGGAGCAGCTGCAATAGAACTAAGTAATTTTAAAGAACAAATTAGATATGCAAGCGGAGGTGATGCTTTATTTTACTTGGATATTGATTTAAGTGCTAAGGAAGCATTAATAATGGGATTGATGCTTGCAAGCGAAGGTATTTTTTCACTTTCCTTTCAACAGCTAACGCAAGCAGGTTTAGCTCAAACTGAAATTATTAAGCTATTTGAGTACTTCAAAAAACAAAAGCATACATCGGGCCCCAGCCGAATACGTGCATTGCTTAAACAGCAGATTAATGCTATAAAAAATTCAGACCTATAA
- a CDS encoding alkaline phosphatase family protein: MNYKCKFCVLGLIVGLNLAAFSQAKKSPKLVIGIVVDQMRYDYIYRYWDSFGEQGIKRLVNEGYFCRNTNYNYVPTYTAPGHASIYAGSTPSTHGIIGNNWYDRNSKSDVYCTADNSYKTVGSATTAGQMSPHNLLSTSICDELRLSNNKKSRVIGIALKDRGAILPAGHLANAAYWFDGTNGSFISSSYYMKELPEWVKNFNKKELAKQYLSTPWNLMLGPEKYTQSLADDNKYEGLFKSEIKPIFPHNLPELMKDNGGLGLIKACPFGNSITKDFAIETLKSENLGKGNVTDFLAISFSSTDYVGHQFGPNSMEVQDTYLRLDKDIAELLQFIDGYIGKNNVLVFLTADHAGVENPAYLGDMNISSGYFDSEHPIDSLKKYLTKIFGDSLVVSYSNEQIFLNRNLIESRKLDLEKVQNEAAQFLMRFRGIANTISATTLLNSEFTSGVRMRMQNGYNPSRSGDVLVNYQPAWIEFTRTGTTHGSPYSYDTHVPLIFYGNEIKPGSTSEAIDITDIAPTLAQFMNIQFPNGCTGKPIISLVK, from the coding sequence ATGAATTATAAATGTAAGTTTTGTGTTTTGGGATTGATTGTTGGATTGAATCTAGCTGCTTTTTCACAAGCTAAAAAAAGCCCTAAATTGGTTATTGGAATTGTGGTTGACCAAATGCGTTACGATTACATTTACAGGTACTGGGATTCTTTTGGTGAGCAGGGAATCAAGCGATTGGTGAATGAGGGCTATTTTTGTAGAAATACAAATTATAATTATGTGCCTACCTACACCGCACCGGGTCATGCCAGTATTTATGCAGGTTCTACACCTTCTACACACGGCATCATTGGCAACAATTGGTACGATAGAAACAGCAAAAGTGATGTGTATTGCACCGCTGATAATTCCTATAAAACTGTTGGTAGTGCAACCACAGCCGGACAAATGTCGCCTCATAATTTATTAAGCACCAGCATTTGTGATGAACTTCGTTTATCCAATAATAAAAAATCACGGGTTATTGGAATTGCCTTGAAAGACAGAGGTGCCATATTACCGGCGGGGCATTTGGCAAACGCTGCCTATTGGTTTGACGGTACTAACGGAAGTTTTATAAGCAGCAGCTACTATATGAAAGAATTGCCTGAATGGGTAAAAAATTTCAACAAAAAGGAATTGGCTAAACAGTACCTCAGTACTCCTTGGAACCTTATGCTAGGCCCTGAAAAATATACTCAAAGCCTTGCTGACGATAACAAATACGAAGGCTTGTTTAAATCGGAAATTAAACCAATTTTTCCGCATAATTTACCCGAATTAATGAAGGATAATGGAGGTTTAGGGTTGATCAAAGCTTGCCCTTTTGGGAATTCTATAACAAAGGATTTTGCCATCGAAACATTAAAATCTGAAAATTTGGGCAAGGGTAATGTGACCGATTTTTTAGCCATTAGTTTTTCATCAACTGATTATGTGGGGCATCAATTTGGGCCAAATTCGATGGAAGTGCAAGACACCTATTTGCGCTTAGATAAGGATATTGCCGAGTTGCTTCAATTTATTGATGGCTATATTGGTAAGAATAATGTGTTGGTGTTTTTAACTGCTGATCACGCAGGTGTTGAAAATCCGGCTTATTTAGGTGATATGAATATTTCGTCGGGTTATTTTGATTCGGAGCATCCCATTGATTCGTTGAAAAAATATTTGACTAAAATATTTGGGGATTCTTTAGTAGTATCTTATAGTAATGAACAGATTTTTTTAAATCGAAATTTGATTGAATCAAGAAAATTGGATTTAGAAAAAGTCCAAAACGAGGCAGCTCAGTTTCTTATGCGGTTCAGGGGCATAGCCAATACAATAAGTGCAACAACCTTATTAAACTCTGAATTTACATCAGGTGTGCGCATGCGCATGCAAAATGGCTACAATCCAAGTCGCTCGGGCGATGTATTAGTAAATTATCAACCGGCATGGATTGAATTTACGCGAACCGGAACCACCCATGGCTCGCCTTATTCCTACGATACGCATGTGCCTTTGATTTTTTATGGAAATGAAATTAAACCCGGTAGTACATCTGAAGCTATTGACATTACTGATATTGCACCAACCTTAGCCCAATTTATGAACATTCAATTTCCAAATGGATGTACCGGGAAGCCAATAATTTCGCTGGTTAAGTAA
- the crcB gene encoding fluoride efflux transporter CrcB gives MYNIAAIFIGGGFGSLARYGISEFVKQQFNTTFPIATLLSNFLSCALLALTVALLSDKISLQPTLRLLVIVGFCGGFSTFSSFSFETVELIKCGNYYYVLANIFISVIACFGVIYFILKNQ, from the coding sequence ATGTATAATATTGCAGCTATTTTTATTGGTGGAGGTTTTGGAAGCCTTGCGAGATATGGAATTTCGGAATTCGTGAAACAACAGTTTAACACAACTTTTCCTATTGCTACCTTACTTTCAAATTTTTTGAGTTGCGCACTTTTGGCCTTAACTGTTGCACTATTGAGTGATAAAATTTCATTACAACCAACTTTACGCTTATTAGTAATTGTGGGATTTTGCGGAGGCTTTAGCACTTTTTCATCCTTTAGTTTTGAAACCGTTGAGTTAATTAAATGCGGCAACTATTATTATGTGCTCGCAAATATTTTTATTAGTGTGATTGCGTGTTTTGGGGTGATTTATTTTATTTTAAAAAATCAATAA
- a CDS encoding phosphatase PAP2 family protein yields the protein MLLLSIVEFLKDADAQLLLAINGLHTSFLDSCMHYASKKYFWIPFYLLLLFFVIKKQGKSTWLILVFIALTIALTDQICLHFFKNVFLRYRPCHNSVLAPQLHLVDDCGGMYGFISSHAANTFALSTFLVILLSKQIKWISFLFVWSVLVAYSRIYLGQHYPSDVAVGAVVGVSTAWLVSKLYFYSKDKIAYV from the coding sequence ATGCTGTTATTGAGTATTGTTGAATTTTTAAAAGATGCGGATGCTCAATTGCTGTTAGCCATTAATGGATTGCATACTTCGTTTCTAGATAGTTGTATGCACTACGCCAGTAAGAAATACTTTTGGATTCCTTTTTATTTACTGTTACTTTTTTTTGTAATTAAAAAACAAGGTAAAAGCACTTGGTTGATTCTAGTTTTTATAGCACTTACGATTGCGCTGACGGACCAGATTTGTTTGCATTTTTTTAAAAATGTTTTTTTGCGGTATCGTCCATGTCACAATTCAGTTCTTGCACCACAACTCCACCTAGTGGACGACTGTGGAGGTATGTATGGTTTTATTTCATCACATGCAGCGAACACGTTTGCATTAAGCACATTCCTTGTGATTTTACTTTCTAAACAAATCAAATGGATTTCATTTTTATTTGTTTGGTCAGTTCTAGTAGCATACAGCCGCATTTATTTGGGGCAGCATTATCCTTCAGATGTGGCAGTTGGTGCAGTGGTTGGTGTAAGCACTGCTTGGTTGGTTTCAAAATTGTATTTTTACAGTAAGGATAAAATTGCCTATGTATAA